One genomic region from Zalophus californianus isolate mZalCal1 chromosome 2, mZalCal1.pri.v2, whole genome shotgun sequence encodes:
- the LOC113924745 gene encoding LOW QUALITY PROTEIN: EF-hand calcium-binding domain-containing protein 7-like (The sequence of the model RefSeq protein was modified relative to this genomic sequence to represent the inferred CDS: deleted 3 bases in 2 codons; substituted 1 base at 1 genomic stop codon) has translation MAISPGRDATFSSQKSALSESPRTKKFPLTEEEIFYMNCRAAYLTVFKSSLENIISKEQLYLALQHAGRNPSQKTINKYWTPQTAKLNFDDFCIILRKEKTTSKGELLKSFKQLDVNDDGSILHTDLYKLLTKRGEKMTREVNAVISLADVNADGKFDYIKFCKLYMTTIEQCLKTTVEKLEVDSKLRHQQFGSHPEGSPERDPLSVPKPSPRILRKTDQETFSNKGDTRNSLLATNREFKTSVSFTITMGANSNRNSKLTEPNSIKEWQCVQSKGCFFLEEDGEIISHQYRMQIAQRSMVYLTIKPLNLSQVEEKPSPWLSVDIALYILKENESQANLQLMCFTELRNREMFGWTGELGPGIYWLIPSTTGCRLRKEIKPITEEAQLVYRDGTGEFFFFTKEFRSTLSGIFEVIDLDGNGLLSLEEYNFFELRTSGEKCNEDAWAVCRDNFDTKKNELTRQGFMDLNLMEANDREGDPRDLWVTLHSMGYNKTLELTESCPFIIDIYADKCKPRIKAVHMEACSGQLEKAICKSVLNKGDARVMDGYENITVYTYKRDTWITSVIENKSDNKVIIHINNELSXNCINNRGLNIFAVEVAPKSTMVCQHVMPLNERQEWIYYCVYSLIS, from the exons ATGGCCATCAGTCCAGGAAGAGATGCAACTTTCTCCAGTCAGAAGTCAGCGCTTTCAGAGAGTCCTCGAACAAAGAAATTTCCACTAACTGAAGAAGAGATATTTTATATGAATTGTAGAGCTGCCTacttaactgtttttaaaagcagcttagaaaacattatttctaaaGAACAACTTTACTTGGCTCTACAGCACGCAGGAAGAAATCCATCCCAAAAGACCATTAATAAGTATTGGACTCCTCAAACTGCCAAACTGaattttgatgatttttgcataattttaagaaaggaaaaaactacTTCAAAAGGAGAACTACTAAAATCATTTAAGCAATTAGATGTAAATGACGATGGCTCTATTTTACACACTGACCTTTATAAACTTCTAACAAAGAGAGGTGAGAAGATGACTCGAGAAGTAAATGCCGTAATAAGTTTGGCAGATGTAAATGCTGATGGCAAATTTGACTACATCAagttttgtaaattatatatgaCAACCATTGAGCAATGTCTCAAAACTACTGTAGAAAAACTGGAGGTTGACAGTAAACTGAGGCATCAACAGTTTGGAAGCCACCCTGAAGGATCCCCTGAAAGGGACCCATTATCAGTACCAAAACCATCACCTAGAATCCTAAGAAAAACTGATCAGGAAACATTCTCAAATAAAGGTGATACCAGGAATTCTTTACTGGCAACAAATCGAGAGTTCAAAACATCTGTTTCTTTCACAATTACCATGGGTGCT AATAGTAACCGAAACTCAAAGTTAACTGAGCCAAACTCAATAAAGGAGTGGCAATGTGTACAATCAAAAGGTTGCTTTTTCTTAGAAGAAGATGGTGAAATCATTAGTCATCAATATAGGATGCAAATAGCTCAGAGATCCATGGTTTATCTAACAATTAAACCATTAAACCTGAGTCAAGTTGAAGAAAAACCATCCCCTTGGTTATCAGTTGATATTGCCTTGTATATTCTTAAGGAAAATGAGAGTCAAGCAAATCTACAACTCATGTGTTTTACTGAACTACGAAATAGAGAAATGTTTGGGTGGACCGGTGAACTAGGACCTGGGATTTACTGGTTAATTCCTTCCACAACTGGCTGTAGgctgaggaaagaaataaaaccaataacTGAAGAGGCCCAACTTGTGTATAGAGATGGAACaggggaa ttctttttttttacaaaggaatTTAGGTCAACTTTGTCAGGTATATTTGAAGTAATCGATTTAGATGGAAATGGTCTTCTAAGCCttgaagaatataatttttttgaattgaGAACAAGTGGTGAGAAATGTAATGAAGATGCTTGGGCTGTCTGCCGTGACAATTTTGATACAAAGAAGAATGAACTAACAAGACAGGGTTTTATGGATCTGAATCTAATGGAAGCCAATGATCGAGAAGGAGATCCTCGTGACCTTTGGGTAACTCTGCACTCAATGGGCTATAATAAAACTCTGGAATTGACAGAGTCATGCCCATTTATCATCGATATCTATGCAGACAAATGCAAGCCAAGAATTAAAGCTGTCCATATGGAGGCATGCAGTGGGCAACTTGAGAAGGCTATTTGTAAATCTGTCCTTAACAAAGGCGATGCCAGGGTAATGGATGGCTATGAAAATATAACTGTATATACGTATAAGCGTGACACTTGGATAACATCAGTTATTGAAAACAAGTCAGATAATAAAGTGATTATTCACATCAACAATGAGCTAAGTTAAAACTGCATAAACAACAGAGGACTCAACATATTTGCAGTAGAAGTGGCACCAAAATCCACAATGGTTTGTCAACACGTAATGCCTCTGAATGAACGACAAGAATGGATATATTATTGTGTGTATTCCCTTATATCTTAA